The segment ATGAAAATCTGTGTGCGCATCCAGCCACAGAACAAACAGCGGGCGGTCTACGGATTTGGCATGACGCGCGACGCCCAGAACGGTACCGAGCGACAGCGCGTGATCCCCACCCATAAAGATCGGGACGCCGTCGGGCATGGCCATCTGCGATGCTTCGGCAAGGGCCGTTGTCCAGGCGATGGTTTCTTCAAGCGCTACGATTTTCGGGTGATCCTTTGCGGTGAAAGGCGCGGGTGTGACGTTGCCGCGGTCCTCAACCGGATGGCCCAGATCGCGTAGCGCCTGCACAAGACCCGCTGTGCGATAGGCGTCAGGACCCATCAAACACCCTTGCCGGCGCTTGCCGCTGTCCATGGGGCAGCCGATCAGAATGCAGGGGGATTGGGACATGGGAAGATTCCTTTATCTATGGTTGATTTGGTTTAACTGGCGGTAATGACAATCGACAATCGGGTGATTTGGCCGTATTGGGGGTAAATTGATCGTATTGGAGTATATTTTGGACGATTTGGATAACCGCATTATTGCCGCCTTGCGTCATGACGCGCGCATGCCGCTTTCGGATCTGGCCCATGTGCTCGATACCTCGCGCACGACCTTGCGCGCGCGGATTGCGCGGCTTCAGGAGCGGGGCGAAATTGTCGGGTTTACGGTATTGACCCGCGCCGATGTGATGCGTGATCCGGTCCGCGGATTGATGATGATCGGGATTGAAGGGCGCGGGACGGAACGTATCACCCGTCAGTTAAGTGGTTTCGCAGAGGTGCGGGCGGTGCATT is part of the Sulfitobacter geojensis genome and harbors:
- a CDS encoding Lrp/AsnC family transcriptional regulator; this translates as MDDLDNRIIAALRHDARMPLSDLAHVLDTSRTTLRARIARLQERGEIVGFTVLTRADVMRDPVRGLMMIGIEGRGTERITRQLSGFAEVRAVHSTNGRWDVIVEIGTATLEAFDEVLTRIRRLDGIVASETNLLLKTRKAV